The proteins below come from a single Papaver somniferum cultivar HN1 chromosome 11, ASM357369v1, whole genome shotgun sequence genomic window:
- the LOC113321766 gene encoding calcium-dependent protein kinase 1-like encodes MGNCNGAPGNHPPNQNPGGVLDLNVRPSNHTPPPKSAAAPDQHHHHPPPQQNHRSPLTINTRQGGGVGAGTGRILGRKMSDVRSDYIFGPELGRGQFGITYLVTHKETQEKYACKSIATRKLINKDDIEDVRREVQIMHHLTGHRNVVELKCVYEDRVSVNLVMELCGGGELFDRIIAKGHYSERAAADLCRQMITVVSFCHSLGVMHRDLKPENFLFLSDSEDSPLKTTDFGLSVFFKPGEVFKDLVGSAYYVAPEVLRRHYGAEADIWSVGVILYILLSGVPPFWGENEQGIFDAVLRGHIDFVSEPWPSISGSAKELVKKMLRTDPRERISAVDVLNHPWVRVDGEASDKPIDIAVLSRMKQFRAMNKLKKVALKVIAENLSEEEIMGLKEMFKSMDTDNSGTITYEELKAGLPKLGTRLSESEVRQLMEAADVDGNGTIDYIEFITATMHMNRMEKEEHLYTAFEFFDEDKSGYITMEELEQGLAKFNMGDKKTIKEIIAEVDTDNDGRINYEEFVAMMRKGNPDLVTNRRRK; translated from the exons ATGGGGAACTGCAACGGAGCACCTGGAAACCACCCTCCGAATCAAAACCCAGGAGGAGTACTCGATCTTAACGTCCGCCCATCTAATCACACACCACCACCAAAATCAGCTGCTGCACCAGATCAGCACCACCACCATCCACCACCACAACAAAATCACCGATCACCATTAACAATCAACACAAGACAAGGAGGAGGAGTTGGAGCCGGCACCGGTCGAATCCTCGGCCGTAAAATGTCAGATGTAAGATCTGATTACATATTCGGACCTGAACTCGGCCGTGGGCAATTCGGCATCACATACTTAGTCACCCACAAAGAAACACAAGAGAAATACGCTTGTAAATCAATAGCTACAAGGAAATTGATCAATAAAGACGATATCGAAGATGTTCGAAGAGAAGTGCAGATAATGCATCATTTGACTGGACATAGGAATGTGGTTGAATTGAAATGTGTTTATGAAGATCGTGTGAGTGTGAATTTGGTGATGGAGTTGTGTGGTGGTGGTGAATTGTTTGATAGGATTATTGCTAAAGGACATTATTCGGAACGGGCTGCTGCTGATTTGTGTAGGCAGATGATTACAGTTGTGAGTTTTTGTCATTCGCTTGGTGTTATGCATAGAGATCTTAAGCCTGAGAATTTCTTGTTTTTGAGTGatagtgaagattctccactcAAAACTACTGATTTTGGGTTGTCAGTTTTCTTCAAACCAG GGGAAGTGTTTAAAGACCTTGTTGGTAGTGCATACTACGTGGCTCCTGAAGTACTGAGACGACATTACGGGGCAGAGGCTGATATTTGGAGTGTTGGTGTGATACTATACATTCTTCTAAGTGGAGTCCCACCCTTCTGGGGAG AGAATGAACAGGGTATCTTTGATGCTGTTTTACGAGGGCATATTGATTTTGTTTCTGAGCCCTGGCCTTCCATTTCCGGCAGTGCCAAGGAACTTGTAAAGAAGATGCTACGTACTGATCCTAGAGAACGAATTTCGGCTGTTGATGTCCTAA ATCATCCATGGGTGAGGGTAGACGGTGAGGCTTCAGACAAGCCAATTGATATTGCCGTCCTAAGTAGAATGAAGCAGTTCCGCGCAATGAACAAGCTAAAGAAAGTTGCTCTTAAG GTAATTGCAGAAAATCTCTCTGAAGAAGAGATCATGGGGTTAAAGGAGATGTTTAAATCCATGGACACTGATAACAGTGGAACTATCACATATGAAGAGCTGAAGGCTGGTCTTCCAAAACTGGGAACCAGGCTTTCTGAATCTGAAGTTCGGCAGTTGATGGAGGCG GCTGATGTTGATGGGAATGGAACCATTGACTATATAGAGTTCATAACGGCTACGATGCACATGAATAGAATGGAGAAAGAAGAACACCTGTACACCGCTTTTGAATTTTTTGATGAGGACAAGAGCGG GTACATCACAATGGAGGAACTGGAACAAGGTCTAGCAAAATTCAATATGGGCGACAAGAAAACTATAAAAGAGATCATTGCAGAAGTCGACACAGATAAT GATGGAAGAATAAACTACGAAGAATTTGTAGCCATGATGAGAAAAGGCAATCCTGATTTGGTCACCAACAGAAGACGCAAATGA